TGATGCGAATCAGCGGCAGGTGCGGGATCAGCACGATCCCCGCCGAGACGATGACCATCGCCGCGTACATCCCGTAGAACCGCTTCGCGTCGTAGCAGGCGACGTTCAGCGAGCAGCGCCACGCGAACGCTTCGCCGAACGCCCACGCGGTCGCGAGCGAGACGACGAGCGCGCCGATCAGCGCAGCGCCGAGCAACCCCGCGCCGAACGCGATACCGGCCCACTTCGAGCCGGTCAGCGGAACGAGCGCGAGCGCGGCGTGCGCGGCGTCCGAGACGCTTTCGTGGCGCACGAACAGCGTCGCCGCGCAGGTGACGATGATCGCGATCATGATCACCTGCGTGAGCACCGCGCCAAGCGCGGTGTCGATGCGCGCGAAGCGCAAATCCTTCGGCCGCAAGCCTTTGTCGACGGTCGCCGACTGCTGGTAGAAGATCATCCACGGCATGATCACCGCGCCGATGTTGCCGGCGATCAGCAGCAGGTAGTCGCGGTTCTGCAGCGGCTGGCTCCCCAGCAATCCTTCGCGCACGACCGTCATCGGGTTCGGATGCGCCGCGAACGCCGCCGGAATGAACAACAGCTCGAGCAGACACAGCGAGAGTGCGAAGACCTCGGCGCGCTTGTAGCGCCCGCTGAACGCGATCGCGATCAGCGCCACCGCGGAGATTGCCACCATCGGCACGACCGGCACCCCGAACACCAGCGCGGCGCCGGCGATGCCGATGAACTCCGTGACCAGCGCGGCGAGGTTCGTCAGCAGCATCGTTCC
This Candidatus Eremiobacterota bacterium DNA region includes the following protein-coding sequences:
- a CDS encoding divalent metal cation transporter; amino-acid sequence: RNALWKYLAVMGPGLIVAFADTEAGSVATAATSGAQFGMKLVLLQVLLMVPLFVIQEMTVRLGTVTGKGHAQLIREHYGLAWTWVSLGTMLLTNLAALVTEFIGIAGAALVFGVPVVPMVAISAVALIAIAFSGRYKRAEVFALSLCLLELLFIPAAFAAHPNPMTVVREGLLGSQPLQNRDYLLLIAGNIGAVIMPWMIFYQQSATVDKGLRPKDLRFARIDTALGAVLTQVIMIAIIVTCAATLFVRHESVSDAAHAALALVPLTGSKWAGIAFGAGLLGAALIGALVVSLATAWAFGEAFAWRCSLNVACYDAKRFYGMYAAMVIVSAGIVLIPHLPLIRITVWVEAFNAFVLPIVLGFLLVMANDKKILGDRVNSLLGNVVAVGVAVVCVGLGLWMGTLTLLGQAGS